From Triticum aestivum cultivar Chinese Spring chromosome 7B, IWGSC CS RefSeq v2.1, whole genome shotgun sequence:
AGAGATCCTGTGTTCCAGTGTGAATGTGTGATTAGCTAGCAGGAAACGTCAGGTAATAAGCTGAGCATTCTGTCAACAAGTAATAAGCTGCAGTGATGGGGAAATAAGCTTTTGGCTTCACTGGTAGCCATCTCTGTTACTGCCAATGGCCTAACTAGCATTTGCAAATCAACAGGTGTCACAGATAGCAAGGCGTGTCGTTGGGCATCCAGCACCAGCAGAGGAACTGGAGTTGCAAGCAATAACTGATCTGACTGGATGAAAACATTATATGTGCAGGGTACATCGGCTATCTAATTCACCTACGGAAACATTTTGCTTCCACCTAAGATTACAGTTTATTGCCAATTTCATTCTTccagaataaaagaaagaaacaaTGCTACAGTGGCTTTGAGTGATCAGAAGCTCGACACGGCGCCGGCTCTGCCCCTCCGTCTCCGGCTCGCCGCGGCGGCCATGAAGCTCCCGTCGGCGCCTTCATCCCACAGCCGCACCACGCTGCCGCTGAGCGCCCTCGGGCTCTTGTACCGCCACGTTCCCGTAGCAGTTGTCGCCGCGAGAGGCAGTGACCTCACCACCTCCCATTCGGAAGGATCCGTCTCCGCCGGCCCGTACACGCCGTAGTCATCTTCGGGATCccgatcctcctcctcctcgtcgctctccacgTCGCAGCATCCGACGCAGCCGCTGTCGTGGTAGTACGCCGTGTACCTCTCCCTGGGCGACAGCGCCGGCAGCGACGACGACATCGTCGGCTCAGACGATCTCCAGCTCCCCAGCGATCTCTCCGTCTCCGCTGGTACCAACAACGGGGACGTATCCAGCTCCAAAGGCTTCGAGGATCCTTCGGCGATAACAGTGGACGACGGCGTGGAGGAGCGCAGGCGCCAGACGCCGGCAGCGGCGgccgcggcgaggacggcggcgaggcaggtccacgccgccgcgcccgccgcggcCACCTCGGGGAGGGAGTGGATGCGGAAGGCGACGGCCTCCAGGGGCTGCTCCAGGATGTCCATCTTGATCGATCGCCGGCGTTTCTTGGCTTCCTCACTTCGTGTCAGCTCTGCTTGCGTCTGGGGGAGGAGCGATTGAGCGGGGTGGGCAGGAAGGTGGAGAGCAGAGGGAGGTATTTAATGGAGGTTGGGGAGGCGGAGGGTGGGTGATTAAATCTGGGCCGCTGGATGGTGAGGCCAAGGTGCGGATCGGCGGAAGATGCTGGGGATCGGCGGGGAGGGATTAGGGGAGATGCCGCGCCGGATGCCGGATTTTCCATATTATTTTCCTTCTTAATAATTTGGTGGTGTTATTACTGTTCCTCCTCCTACTGCAGTTGCAAGGTGGGGGTGGGCCTCCCTTGAAGGTCTCGTGGAGGTATATGCTACGTGCACCAAGGGTCTCGTTGATTCATatgtttttcatgtttttttttctgttttgttaaAGAACTAGCTCATGTTCGTTTAACAAACAAATTACAGTGTGCGAACTGAGCCTAGCTCAGGTGGTTAGGTTTTTTATGACGAAACTAGCACACCACCAAAGGTTTAGGTCCTTGGCTTAACATTACTGttcgcatttttctggatttaattcAGGTTTTCGGGTGATGCTCGTTCACTGGGAGGAGACGTTTCGGTCGGCCACGAaggcgcctatggtgacttcattaatctcaagatgatgtgaCGGCTTTATCTCTCGCAGGTGCTCATGgggttagtgtgtgtgtgtgtgtgtgtgtgtgtgtgtgtgtgtgtgtgtgtgtgtgtgtgtgcgtgtgcgtttATATGGTTAGTGTATATTTGTATGTATGAACATCTGCGTATGTACTGTGATAAAACAAACAAATTACATACTGTACATGGGATCATTCCAAGAGAACTCGAAGGTTCCTATGCCCAAACCTGCTAGTCGCCCATCATTGAGCTCTGCCGCCACACGGAAAGAGCTCTGTTGCAAGGTATGCTGCCTATTTGAGCTGATTAAAAAGCTTGTTGCATGCCACATAGCCGAGTCTTTGTGGCACGTCAGTTAGGGATCGTCCCCAAGTCCGCCAGATCCTGGTGCCGCCATCTTCATTCAACATGGTTGGAAAAGATGATCACTGCAGCAAGACACCATCTGCACCCACACTCCAACTCAACCCCACACTCTGCACAAGATATGCTGTCGCCCAGGAGACCAGGAGGATGTCGAACATCTGCCACCACTTCTTAACATCACTGGAACAGAGCCCAACGAGACACTTCTCGACGTCACCGATTCAAGTGTCATCATGGTTTGAGAGAAATAGAGCCATCTTATTTTGACGCGGTGCCAATCCCACCGTCGATGAAACACTTCTAGGGACTAAGCCTATCCTATCTACTCATCGGAGCAAAATTGTTGAGACCCCCTCCCCTCCCGCACCAAAGTGGCAGACGGAGGGGCCAAGGGCCCGCAAACTAGTtgttagaggggggggggggagggggacgaACATTTCCATATTGCCAGTACAAAGTGGTTGAAAACCACATCAGAACTACACTTTTTTTGTTATGCAAGAGAGGAGATGCATATACGTGAGCG
This genomic window contains:
- the LOC123159237 gene encoding uncharacterized protein; its protein translation is MDILEQPLEAVAFRIHSLPEVAAAGAAAWTCLAAVLAAAAAAGVWRLRSSTPSSTVIAEGSSKPLELDTSPLLVPAETERSLGSWRSSEPTMSSSLPALSPRERYTAYYHDSGCVGCCDVESDEEEEDRDPEDDYGVYGPAETDPSEWEVVRSLPLAATTATGTWRYKSPRALSGSVVRLWDEGADGSFMAAAASRRRRGRAGAVSSF